CCACCGCGGGTAGGACCAGGGGCAAGGTGGCGTACCCGCCCCACTCCGCCGCCAACACGGTGGCGGCAAAGGGAGCCCGGGCCACCCCCGCCAGCACGGCCACGCCTCCCGCCAGGGCCAGGGCTTCGGGGGGTAGGCCCAGGGGGCCTGGGAGGTGGGCCAGGAAGCTCCCCATAAGCCCGCCTAAGACCAAGGCGGGGGTATAGGGGGCGCCGTAGGCCCGGACCCCGCTGGCCAAAAGGAGCAGGGCCAGCTTGGCCAGGATAAGGTAAAAAAGGGCCTTGGGTGGGATGAGGGGGGTGGTGGCCACGGCCACAAAGCCTAGGCCCGTACCCAGGGCCTCGGGGAGGAAAAGGAGGGCCAAGGCCAAGGCCAGGCCCAAGAGGCCGTGCCGCCAGGGAAAGGCCAAAGGGGAGAGGTGCCTTTGCAGGAGGCGGGCGCCTTCCATCCAGAGGGTGGCCAGCATGGCGGCTGCCAGGCCCACCAGCGCCCCAGCGGGCAAGGCCCCTAGATCCATGGGGGCGCTAAGGGGCAAAAGGGGAGTGTAGCCAAAGAAGGCCCCGTACACGGCGAAGGCCGAAAGGGCCCCGATGAGGGCTGGGGTTAGGGCCCGGGCCTCGAGGAGGAGGCTCCGGTAGAGGATCTCCGTGGCCAAAAGGGCCCCAGCTACGGGAGCGTGAAGACTGGCCCCAAGCCCAGCGGCAAGGCCGGCAAAGGCGAGACCCCCACCCAGACGGGGAAAGCGCCGGTCCAGGCCCCGGCCCAGCCAAAGCCCCAGCACTCCAAAGGGCCCTTCCCGCCCCATGGGGGAATAGAGGGAAAGCTGGAGCACCCCACCCAACACCGCCCGCAGGTGGGCCCCCGGGGGGCTTGGCCGGTCTTCCCGGGCCTGGCGCAGGAAGGCGGCAAGGCCTTGCCCGGTGCCCAAGAGGCTGGTGACAGCAAAGAGGAGGGGTAGGAGGAAGGCCAGAGGCCAAAGGGAGGGTCCGGTGAAGGCCTGGGCTAGGCCACCTTCCCCTGGGGGCTCCGGGGCGAGGTATCCGAAGAAAAGCCCAAGCGCTTCGGTTAGAGCGCGAAGTAGGGCGTTAAGAAGGGCTAGCAGGAGCCCGGCCAAGGCCCCGGCGAAGGCGCTATACAGGATTAAGGGGCCGGTGTGCCGGACCTCTTCGTCCCGAAGGGAGGGGAGGTTGAGCTGGGGGCCGCGGCCCAAGGGGCGCATCAGAGGGAGTGTACCAGACTCAGAGGGGTTCCTCGGGCCAGGCGGGGGGTGGGAAGGCCTAGGGCCCGGTAGCCTCCCCGGGTTAGGGCTCGGATTATGAGCCGGGGTTCCGCCTTCCCCCAGAGGAATAGCGCCTCTTTTTTCACGTCCAGGTCAGGGCTGCTGGCCCGGGAGTCCGTGCCCAGGGCCAGCTCCACCCCGTGGCGGGCGTAAAGCCCCAAGGGGGCTTCTCCCACCTCGAGGTTCCGGTTGGACCGGGGGCATAGGACCACCTTGCTGCCCGAATCCGCCACCATCCGCACCTCTTCCTCATCCACGTGTACCCCGTGCACCAAAACGGTATGGGGCCCCAGGACACCAAGGGTCTGGAGATAGCGCACGGGGGTGAGGCCCGGGGCCTTCCAGGGGGTTCGGCTAAAGCGTCGGTACACCCCGGCCAGGGGGCCTTCCCCCGTCCTCAGGAAGGCTACCTCTTCCTGGCTTTCCCCCGCATGGATCATGAGGGGAAGGTCGTGGGCGCGGGCGTACCGGTAAAGCTTCTGCAACAGGGGGGCGCTCACCGAGTAAGGGGCATGGGGGGAAAGGCCTATCCTGACCCGCCCTTCCCTTTTGCGCCAGGCTTCCACCTTGGCCCTCACCCTCTGGAATACCTCCTCCGCATCCTGGGGATCCGGGGCGAAGACCTCATAGAAGGCCACCCCGGGCAGGGGGCTTTCTTGCAGGAGGAAGTCCATCACCTCATCCCGGAAGACGATGTCGGCAAAAGCCCCCACCCCAAGGCGTAAAAGTTCCTCCAAGCCCCTTTGCGCCGCTTCTAGTCCCCGCTTTTCCCGGTGGGCCACCACATGGGGAATGAAGCCGGAGAAGGGCCCTTGATAAAGGGGATGCAAGGAGAGATCCAGGTGGGTGTGGGCGTTCACGGGGGGTGGGAAGAGGGCCTTTCCCTTGTGGACCACCTCCGCTTGGGGAAAGCGGGCCTTTAGCTCCTCCAGGCTTCCCTGGCCCACCACCATGCCCCCTTGTACCGCGATGGCCCCCTTGAGCATGGGGGTGCCAAAGCCGGTGTAGACCACGTCCGCGGTCCAAAGCTCAGTCTTTAGCCAGAACATAGCGGTTGGGATGCCGTAGGAAGTCCACGGCCTGGTAACCCTTGGCAAAGTAGTGGCCGAGGACCAAGCGGCTATGCTCCCGCCAGGCGAGGGCCAAGTCAGGGTCTTCCCTAAGAATCCTCCCCCAGTCCTCGGGGATCTGGAAAAGGAGGCGGGGGGCCTCGAGGTCCAGAAACCCTTCCAGGGGCCTTTCCTCCACCACCCGGTTGGCCAAGGGTAGGCCCTCCGCTTGGGGTTCGGGAGGAGGGTAGTAGATGCGGGTATAGACCCTTTCTGAAAGGAGTTCCCACTCCGCCAGGAGCCGATCCGAAGGGGCTCCGGCGTTGATGCCCGTCATGGGGCCGTAGTGGTCGGGGAGGTAGGTCCTGGCGGTGGCCCCGAGCTTCCTCAGGTTGAAGTTGGCGTTCACCCCCCTCAAGGGGTCAAAGGTCCAGACCACCTTCCTAATCCCCCGGGCCAGGCACCAGTCCCGCTGGAAGCGCTTTAGCAGGAGGGCTGCCCCCGTGCCCCGGTAGGCCTCCAGGACACCCAGCATGTGGGAGTGCTGGAGGGTGGGGTCTTGGGTGGGAAAGCCGAAGACGAAGCCCACCATCTTGCCTTCCCAGAAAGCCCCCGCCACCAAGCCCCCTTCGTCCTGGACGGCGATGAGGAGGCCCCTGGGCACCAGGTCGCTCTCCGCCCGGCCCCAGACCTCCCGCTGGAGCTCCACCACGGCCTCCATCTCCTCGGATCCTCTCAGCTCGCGGACATGTACCTCTGCCATAGGGTGATCCGCTCCACCAGGGGAAGCTTCAAGTGCACGCCGATACCTGGACCCTCGGGCACGGGCATGAGGCCCTCCTCCGCCTCGAGGGCCTCCTCCACGATGTCCTCCTCAAAGTAGCGGCTAGCCGAGCTCACGTCCCCGGGCTTGGTGAAGCCGGGAAGGGTGGAAAGGTGCAGGTTGTGGGCCCGGCCTACCCCCGCCTCCAGCATCCCCCCCATCCAGAGGGGGATCCCGGCGCTTACCGCCAGGGCGTGGACCTTCAGGCTATTCCCATGGCCCCCAAGCCGGGCGGGCTTGATGTTGAAAACCCGCCCGGCGCCGAGCTCCAAGGCCTTCCTGGCCTTCTCCGGGGAGGTGAGGCTTTCGTCCAGGCAGATGGGGGTGGTAAGCTCCCGCTGGAGCCGGGCGTGGTCCAGGAGGTCGTCGTAGCCCAGGGGTTGCTCCAGGTAGTCCAGCCCAAGCTCGTCCAATCGCCGAAGCCGGTGGAGGTCCGCGAGGGTATAGGCGCTATTGGCGTCGGCGGTAAGGGTGGCCTCGGGAAAGGCCTGGCGCACCGCCTTCAGCACCTCGTAGTCCCAGCCCGGTTTCACCTTGAGCTTGATGCGCCGATACCCTTGGGAAAGGTGCTTTTCCACCAGTTTGAGGGTATCGGCCACCGTGGGCTGGATGCCCAGGGAAACCCCCACCTCCACCACCTGGCGCACCCCGCCCAAAACCTGCCAAAGGGGTTTGCCCAGACCCTTAGCAAAGAGGTCAAAGAAGGCCATCTCCAGGACCGCCTTGGCCATGGGGTTCCCCCGAAAAGGAGCGAGAGCCCCGTTTAAGGCCTCAGGATTAGGGAACTCCTTTCCTAGAACCTGGGGGAGGAAGACCTCCTCCAGGAGGTAGCGGGCGCTGGCCACGGTCTCCTCCCGGTAGAGGGGAAGCCTCTCCATCACCCCCTCTCCCAGGCCCTCGAGGCCCTCCCCGAAAAGCCGCAAGAGGAGGATGGTCCTTTGGGTCTGGACCCCGAAGCTGGTTTCAAACCGGAACTTCAGGGGTAGCTCCAAAACCCGCAGCTCCGCCGCCTCTATTCGCATGGCTCCAGCACCTCCTTGCCCAGGTAGGGGACCAGGGCCTTGGGCACCCGCACCCGGCCGTCTTCAAGCTGGTGGTTTTCCAAAAGCATCACCAGAATCCGCGGGGTGGCCAGGGCGGTGTTGTTGAGGGTGTAGGCGTAACGCACCTTGCCCTCCCCATCCCGGTAGCGGAGGTCCGCCCGCCGGGCCTGCCAGTCCAAGAGGGCTGAGCAGGAGTGGGTTTCCCGGTAGCGGCCCTCGGAAGGCACCCAGACCTCCAAATCCACCTGCCGCCACTTCCCTGGGCCCATGTCCCCAGTGGAAACCTCCAGGAGGCGGTAGGGAAGTTCTAGAAGCCCCAGGATCTCCTCGGCGTTTTGTAAGAGTTCCTGGAAGGCTTGATCTGAGGCCTCGAGGGTCGCCTCGGTCAGCACGTACTGTTCCACCTTGTGGAACTGGTGCACCCGCATGAGGCCCCGCACGTCTTTGCCAAAGCTTCCCGCCTCCGAGCGGAAGGCGGGGGCGTAGCCGGCGTAGCGCTTGGGAAGCTCCTCGAGCCTCAGGATCTCCCCGCTGTGGAGGGCGTTTAGAACCACCTCCGCGGTACCCGTAAGGTAAAGGTCCGTGCCGGCAATGGGCCAGACCTGGTCCCGGGCGGCCGGGAAGTGGCCGGTGCCGATAAAGGCCTTTTCCCTGGCGTAGGAGGGTAGGGTCAAGGGGGTATAGCCCTTTCGCACCATAAAGTCCATGGCAAAGCGGATCAGGGCCAGCTCATACAGGGCTAGGTCCCCCCTCAAGGCGTAGGTCCGGCTTCCCGAAACCTGGCTGATCCGAGGTTCCCACCAACCGTTTTTCTCCAGCAGGCTCACGTGGTCCAGGGGAGGGAAGGAGAAGTCCGGAGGGTTCCCCACCCGCAGGATCTCCACGTTGGCGGAGTCGTCAGGCCCCACGGGGGCCCCCGGCCAAGGGGGTAGGGGTACTTGCAGGAGAAGCTCCCAAAGCCTTGCCTCCTTTTCCCGCAAGGCCTCCTCCACCCCCTTGGCCTCTTCCGCCAGGGCCTTGCCCTGGGCGATGAGGGCGGGTCTGGCCTCAGGGGCGGCTTTGGGCACCTCCTTGGCGATGCGGTTGCGCTCGGTCTGGAGGTCCTGGAGCCGGGCCTTTAGGCCCTGGACCTCAGCGTCTAAGGCCAAAAGCGCATCCAGGTCCAGGGCTACCCCTTTGAGGCGGATGGCTTCCCGATAGACCTCAGGGTTGCGGCGCAGATGCCTTAGGTCCACCATGGCTACTCCAACACTTTGGGGACGCGGAAAAACCCTTCCTCCGCCTCCGGGGCCACCTGCAAGGCCTCTTCCTGGCCGAGGGAAGGAAGGGGCTCATCCTCCCTCAGGCGGCCTTGGGCCTCCTCCTCCCCGGCTTCCCCCACTCGGGGAAGCGCGTCCACGAACTCCAGGATGCCCTTGAGGTCCGTCAACAGCAAGGCCTCCTCCTCAGGGGAAAGCCGGATTTTGGCCAAGGCTTCCAGTTTGCGAAGAAGCTCAGGGGATAGCTCCATGTCCCGCATTTTACCTTGGGGAAGCCCTACGAAAGCCACTCGGCTAAGGCCCAGACCAAAGGGGCCAGGAGAAGGGCCGGGAGGAAGGAGCCCACCCGCACCTTGGTGAGGCCCAGGAGGTTGATCCCCACCCCTAGGACCATAAGCCCCCCCACCCCCGTCACCAGGAGGACCCGGGGGTCTTGGGCAGGCTCGGGGAGGACCTGGCTTAGGGTACCCGCCAGCAGGGCGATCCCTCCCTGGTAGCCCAGGATCACCAGGACACTAAACCCCACGCCGATGCCGAAGGAGCTGGTGAGGGCGATGGCGGAAAGCCCGTCCAAGGTGGCCTTTAGGAGAAGAAGGCTGGGGTCACCGGTAAGGCCATTTTGGAGGGAGCCGAGGAGGGTCATGGGTCCCACGCAGAAGAGAAGGCTTGCGGCCACGAAACCCTCGGTGAAGCTTCCGCCTCCCCGTACCGCCTGCTTGATCTTCTCCCCGATGCCCTCCAAAGCTTCTTCCAACCGCCACCACTCCCCCAAAAGCCCCCCCAGGACCAGGGCGATGAGCCCCAGGACAACCCCGTCCATGGCCCCACCCCTGGCTTTTCCCAGGGCGCCCGCCATGGAGAACCCGATGAAAAGGGTGGTGAGCCCCACCCCCTGGACCATGATGCGGGCCATGCGCTCGGGTAGCCGGCCCCGTAACAAAAGACCCAACCCCGTGCCCAGGGTCACCGTGGCGGCGTTGGCCAGGGTCCCCGACAGCTTGTCCAGAAGGGTGAGCTCCATGGGGGCTATTCTACGGGTGTGGAGCCCATCCTCACCCAGGACGGCACCCCTACCCTCTTCCATCCGGGGTACAGGGAGGCCTACCATCCCCGTCAGGGGGCCCTGCTCCAGGCCAGGCGGCTTTACCTGGAGAAGACCCTCACCCACCTGCACCCGGCGCCTAGGGTCCTCGAGGTGGGCCTGGGGCTTTTGGTAAACTTTCGCACCACCCTGGAAAGTGCCCTGGAAAGAGGGGTTTACCTCCGCTATCTGGCCGTGGAACGGGAGCCCGTACCCCGGGACCTTTTAGCCCAGGTGCGCCTTCCCCTCCCCCGGGCGGAGGAGGTGTTTGCCGAGATCCTTAAGGGTTGGCCGGAGGCCTGTTTCCGGGGGCCTTGGGGCGAGCTTCGCATTCTCTTTGGGGAGGTGGAGGCACTGGAACTTCCCCGGGATTGGGCCACGGCGGTCTACCTGGATCCTTTCAGCCCTGGGGCAAATCCAGGGCCCTGGTCTTTTCCTGTTCTGAGGAAACTTCACCGGGCTTTGCGGCGTGGTGGGAGGCTGGCCACCTACTCCGCCCAAGGGGCCTTCCGCCGGAACCTTAAGGCGGCGGGGTTTGCCCTTCACCGGGTGCCGGCCTTGGGGAAGCGGGAGTGGACGTTGGGAATCGCCTTAAAAGCTCCTCCCGGGTGAGGTAGGTGAGCTCTACCCGGGCCTGTTTAGGGTTGGGGAGCTCCCCACGGTAGAGCCAGTGGAACCAGGTGCTGCTCAAGGTGGCCACAAAATGGGGCCAGGAGGGTAGGGGATGGGTGTTAAAACCAAAGAGCCTACTCCCCTGGGCCAGGTGGCTGTAGCCATAGACCAGGCGCACCTCTGGGTCCTCAGCTACGAGGAAGGCCGCTTTTCTTAAGCTCTCCCGCATATAGCGGATGGCTTCTAAAGGAGTGAGCTCCATGGCCCGCTGGCTTTCCAGATGGAGTTCAAAGGCGGGTGTTCCCCGGGAAAGGCCAGGGAGGTCGGGGCCGGGAAAGGGCTTTGGCTCCAGCCGAAGGAGGTCAAAGGGGCCGTATCCTGCCCTTACCACCTGATGCTTGGTGTTGTACCGTTCCTCAAACCCCTGCAGGCCACGGATGAGGGCCAGCCTGGGGGTGAGGGGCCTGGGGGTAAGCCCGTCCAGGGTGACCGGCTCGTATCCAAGGTGGAGCATCTGGGGCAGCACCTGTTCCAGGAGCTTAAGCGTGCGCTCCGGGCCATCGTGGAGAAGCACGATGGATCCGGGGCGCAGGT
The window above is part of the Thermus albus genome. Proteins encoded here:
- a CDS encoding GNAT family N-acetyltransferase; translation: MAEVHVRELRGSEEMEAVVELQREVWGRAESDLVPRGLLIAVQDEGGLVAGAFWEGKMVGFVFGFPTQDPTLQHSHMLGVLEAYRGTGAALLLKRFQRDWCLARGIRKVVWTFDPLRGVNANFNLRKLGATARTYLPDHYGPMTGINAGAPSDRLLAEWELLSERVYTRIYYPPPEPQAEGLPLANRVVEERPLEGFLDLEAPRLLFQIPEDWGRILREDPDLALAWREHSRLVLGHYFAKGYQAVDFLRHPNRYVLAKD
- the serS gene encoding serine--tRNA ligase; this encodes MVDLRHLRRNPEVYREAIRLKGVALDLDALLALDAEVQGLKARLQDLQTERNRIAKEVPKAAPEARPALIAQGKALAEEAKGVEEALREKEARLWELLLQVPLPPWPGAPVGPDDSANVEILRVGNPPDFSFPPLDHVSLLEKNGWWEPRISQVSGSRTYALRGDLALYELALIRFAMDFMVRKGYTPLTLPSYAREKAFIGTGHFPAARDQVWPIAGTDLYLTGTAEVVLNALHSGEILRLEELPKRYAGYAPAFRSEAGSFGKDVRGLMRVHQFHKVEQYVLTEATLEASDQAFQELLQNAEEILGLLELPYRLLEVSTGDMGPGKWRQVDLEVWVPSEGRYRETHSCSALLDWQARRADLRYRDGEGKVRYAYTLNNTALATPRILVMLLENHQLEDGRVRVPKALVPYLGKEVLEPCE
- a CDS encoding DUF554 domain-containing protein, which translates into the protein MELTLLDKLSGTLANAATVTLGTGLGLLLRGRLPERMARIMVQGVGLTTLFIGFSMAGALGKARGGAMDGVVLGLIALVLGGLLGEWWRLEEALEGIGEKIKQAVRGGGSFTEGFVAASLLFCVGPMTLLGSLQNGLTGDPSLLLLKATLDGLSAIALTSSFGIGVGFSVLVILGYQGGIALLAGTLSQVLPEPAQDPRVLLVTGVGGLMVLGVGINLLGLTKVRVGSFLPALLLAPLVWALAEWLS
- the menC gene encoding o-succinylbenzoate synthase; protein product: MRIEAAELRVLELPLKFRFETSFGVQTQRTILLLRLFGEGLEGLGEGVMERLPLYREETVASARYLLEEVFLPQVLGKEFPNPEALNGALAPFRGNPMAKAVLEMAFFDLFAKGLGKPLWQVLGGVRQVVEVGVSLGIQPTVADTLKLVEKHLSQGYRRIKLKVKPGWDYEVLKAVRQAFPEATLTADANSAYTLADLHRLRRLDELGLDYLEQPLGYDDLLDHARLQRELTTPICLDESLTSPEKARKALELGAGRVFNIKPARLGGHGNSLKVHALAVSAGIPLWMGGMLEAGVGRAHNLHLSTLPGFTKPGDVSSASRYFEEDIVEEALEAEEGLMPVPEGPGIGVHLKLPLVERITLWQRYMSAS
- the mnmD gene encoding tRNA (5-methylaminomethyl-2-thiouridine)(34)-methyltransferase MnmD codes for the protein MEPILTQDGTPTLFHPGYREAYHPRQGALLQARRLYLEKTLTHLHPAPRVLEVGLGLLVNFRTTLESALERGVYLRYLAVEREPVPRDLLAQVRLPLPRAEEVFAEILKGWPEACFRGPWGELRILFGEVEALELPRDWATAVYLDPFSPGANPGPWSFPVLRKLHRALRRGGRLATYSAQGAFRRNLKAAGFALHRVPALGKREWTLGIALKAPPG
- the gatC gene encoding Asp-tRNA(Asn)/Glu-tRNA(Gln) amidotransferase subunit GatC, which produces MELSPELLRKLEALAKIRLSPEEEALLLTDLKGILEFVDALPRVGEAGEEEAQGRLREDEPLPSLGQEEALQVAPEAEEGFFRVPKVLE
- a CDS encoding amidohydrolase family protein is translated as MFWLKTELWTADVVYTGFGTPMLKGAIAVQGGMVVGQGSLEELKARFPQAEVVHKGKALFPPPVNAHTHLDLSLHPLYQGPFSGFIPHVVAHREKRGLEAAQRGLEELLRLGVGAFADIVFRDEVMDFLLQESPLPGVAFYEVFAPDPQDAEEVFQRVRAKVEAWRKREGRVRIGLSPHAPYSVSAPLLQKLYRYARAHDLPLMIHAGESQEEVAFLRTGEGPLAGVYRRFSRTPWKAPGLTPVRYLQTLGVLGPHTVLVHGVHVDEEEVRMVADSGSKVVLCPRSNRNLEVGEAPLGLYARHGVELALGTDSRASSPDLDVKKEALFLWGKAEPRLIIRALTRGGYRALGLPTPRLARGTPLSLVHSL
- a CDS encoding polysaccharide deacetylase family protein; the protein is MELALGLVLLLYGLSDLLFRFLGLGAYAHASRRTPKIALTFDDGPSERTEALLEVLRRHGVKATFFLTGEKARARPDLVEAIRREGHQIEDHGEWHQAWKLFLPWLEWEHMRRNPGRYYRPPHGLHTPFTRIFARLLGKRVALWDLESKDWLNHFPEALAERLLYYLRPGSIVLLHDGPERTLKLLEQVLPQMLHLGYEPVTLDGLTPRPLTPRLALIRGLQGFEERYNTKHQVVRAGYGPFDLLRLEPKPFPGPDLPGLSRGTPAFELHLESQRAMELTPLEAIRYMRESLRKAAFLVAEDPEVRLVYGYSHLAQGSRLFGFNTHPLPSWPHFVATLSSTWFHWLYRGELPNPKQARVELTYLTREELLRRFPTSTPASPRPAPGEGQTPPP
- a CDS encoding chloride channel protein, yielding MRPLGRGPQLNLPSLRDEEVRHTGPLILYSAFAGALAGLLLALLNALLRALTEALGLFFGYLAPEPPGEGGLAQAFTGPSLWPLAFLLPLLFAVTSLLGTGQGLAAFLRQAREDRPSPPGAHLRAVLGGVLQLSLYSPMGREGPFGVLGLWLGRGLDRRFPRLGGGLAFAGLAAGLGASLHAPVAGALLATEILYRSLLLEARALTPALIGALSAFAVYGAFFGYTPLLPLSAPMDLGALPAGALVGLAAAMLATLWMEGARLLQRHLSPLAFPWRHGLLGLALALALLFLPEALGTGLGFVAVATTPLIPPKALFYLILAKLALLLLASGVRAYGAPYTPALVLGGLMGSFLAHLPGPLGLPPEALALAGGVAVLAGVARAPFAATVLAAEWGGYATLPLVLPAVVLAYVLTPPYDPEEGLREGPATPEESPSETPPQREPPPPGPEAAAGPESPRG